A region of Thermovibrio ammonificans HB-1 DNA encodes the following proteins:
- the hslV gene encoding ATP-dependent protease subunit HslV — protein sequence MDFHGTTICAVLRDGKVAMAGDGQVTLGNTVFKNGARKVRKLYGGRVLAGFAGSVADAFSLLERFEDKLQTYGGNLLKSAVELAKDWRTDRILRRLEAMLLVADKSRILLISGNGDVIEPDIPVMAVGSGGPYAQAAATALYQNTELPAAEIARKALEIAGNICIYTNTNIVVEEL from the coding sequence ATGGATTTTCATGGAACTACCATCTGTGCCGTTTTGAGAGACGGCAAGGTGGCCATGGCCGGAGACGGCCAGGTTACCCTCGGCAATACCGTTTTTAAGAACGGCGCAAGGAAGGTAAGGAAGCTTTACGGAGGGCGCGTTCTTGCCGGCTTTGCAGGTTCTGTTGCCGACGCCTTTTCCTTGCTTGAAAGGTTTGAGGATAAGCTGCAGACTTACGGCGGTAACCTTTTGAAGTCGGCCGTTGAGCTTGCGAAGGATTGGAGAACCGATAGGATTCTCAGGCGTTTGGAGGCTATGCTACTTGTTGCCGATAAGAGCAGAATCCTCCTTATTTCCGGGAACGGCGACGTTATAGAGCCCGATATCCCGGTTATGGCCGTTGGTTCAGGGGGCCCTTACGCTCAGGCTGCGGCTACCGCTCTCTATCAGAATACCGAGCTTCCCGCCGCCGAAATTGCCCGCAAGGCCCTGGAGATTGCAGGTAACATCTGTATTTATACCAACACGAATATCGTTGTTGAAGAGCTTTAA
- the hslU gene encoding ATP-dependent protease ATPase subunit HslU, protein MLKRLFGGEEPRRESGSTEEFLTPRRIVEELDKYVVGQREAKKAVAIALRNRWRRQRLPEEMRDEVVPKNIIMIGPTGVGKTEIARRLAKLVKAPFIKVEATKFTEVGYVGRDVESIIRDLVEIAVNMVKEEKMAQVEERARELAYERLAEYMVPEPKHPQQQSVQNLFDIFFPSPARQKDHDYEAELSRLKDERNRIKKLLKEGKLDDEIVEIPVTVETTPGINVVGLGGDISNLQDVLSSILPKPKKLRKMKVKEAIRYLTQEEASKLIDMDEVIREAIDRAENQGIIFIDEIDKVASREGARGPDVSREGVQRDLLPIVEGSKVSTKYGLVRTDHMLFIAAGAFHVAKPSDLLPELQGRFPIRVELKPLTKEDFVRILTEPKNALTKQYKALLETEGVELEFTPDGIEEIARIAEEANERAENIGARRLHTVMEKLLEEVSFMAPEMKGQKVVVDRDFVREKLSDIIQDEDLTKYVL, encoded by the coding sequence ATGTTGAAACGCCTCTTTGGGGGCGAAGAGCCTCGCAGGGAGTCCGGCTCTACCGAGGAGTTCCTCACCCCCCGCCGGATAGTTGAGGAGCTCGATAAGTACGTTGTCGGCCAGAGGGAGGCCAAGAAGGCCGTTGCAATAGCCCTCAGGAACAGGTGGCGCCGTCAGAGGCTCCCCGAGGAGATGAGGGACGAGGTTGTCCCGAAGAACATCATTATGATAGGGCCCACGGGTGTGGGGAAAACGGAGATAGCCCGCAGGCTGGCGAAGCTCGTTAAGGCTCCCTTCATAAAGGTTGAGGCTACGAAGTTTACCGAGGTCGGCTACGTAGGCCGAGACGTTGAGTCTATAATCCGCGACCTTGTAGAGATAGCCGTTAATATGGTGAAGGAAGAGAAGATGGCCCAAGTGGAGGAGCGGGCCAGAGAGCTTGCCTATGAGCGCCTTGCCGAGTATATGGTTCCCGAACCCAAACACCCTCAGCAGCAGTCGGTTCAGAACCTTTTCGACATCTTCTTCCCCTCTCCGGCAAGGCAGAAGGACCACGACTACGAGGCCGAGCTTTCAAGGCTTAAGGACGAGAGGAACAGGATTAAGAAGCTTCTAAAGGAGGGGAAGCTCGACGACGAGATTGTTGAGATTCCCGTTACTGTAGAGACTACTCCCGGTATAAACGTTGTGGGCTTAGGAGGGGACATCTCGAACCTTCAAGATGTTCTCTCTTCCATACTGCCCAAGCCCAAGAAGCTCCGAAAGATGAAGGTTAAGGAAGCCATTCGCTACCTCACCCAGGAAGAGGCCTCCAAGCTCATAGATATGGATGAGGTTATCAGGGAGGCTATAGACAGGGCCGAAAATCAGGGAATCATCTTCATAGACGAAATAGATAAGGTGGCCTCCCGTGAAGGGGCGCGGGGCCCCGATGTCTCAAGGGAGGGAGTCCAGAGGGACCTTCTTCCTATAGTTGAAGGCTCTAAAGTTTCTACCAAGTACGGCCTTGTGAGAACCGACCACATGCTCTTTATAGCCGCCGGAGCTTTTCACGTTGCAAAGCCGTCGGACCTCCTTCCCGAGCTTCAGGGCCGCTTCCCCATAAGGGTAGAGCTTAAACCCCTTACAAAGGAAGATTTTGTGAGAATCCTCACAGAGCCCAAAAACGCCCTTACAAAGCAGTATAAAGCCTTGCTTGAAACCGAAGGGGTGGAGCTTGAGTTTACCCCGGACGGCATAGAGGAGATTGCCCGCATAGCCGAGGAGGCAAACGAGAGGGCCGAGAACATAGGTGCCAGGAGGCTCCACACGGTTATGGAGAAGCTCCTTGAAGAGGTCTCCTTTATGGCTCCGGAGATGAAGGGGCAGAAAGTTGTAGTAGATAGGGATTTTGTGAGGGAGAAGCTCTCCGACATAATTCAAGACGAAGACCTTACCAAGTACGTTCTTTAG
- a CDS encoding aminopeptidase P family protein, with product MRLEEIFQKVPVIGEAYLTFSQPENFYLTGFRSTFGVTVVTAKGDALFLTDGRYFEEAKKQVKNFKLVLWKGWETLKEVLKGLSLESVSVDPSRLSLANYRKLQEFIQVVEAPGFISQFRARKTPREISLITRAVQIAELSLKSVLHLLKPGITELEFRRELINAFFKFGGEGEAFPTIVASGPGSAIPHWQTSNREIKDGDVVIVDFGTVYGGYVSDITRTFLVGNVPSQMKEVYTVVKEAQELGVSLLKAGKACKEMDSAVREFIASKGYGEFFVHSLGHGIGIEVHEAPTLSIRSDQVLQEGNVVTVEPGIYIPELGGVRIEDDCLVTVEGSFLISHVIV from the coding sequence TTGAGGCTTGAGGAGATTTTTCAAAAAGTTCCCGTTATAGGCGAGGCTTACCTTACCTTCAGCCAGCCCGAGAACTTCTACCTTACGGGCTTTCGCTCAACTTTTGGCGTTACGGTGGTTACCGCTAAGGGAGACGCCCTTTTCCTCACAGACGGCCGCTACTTTGAAGAGGCCAAGAAGCAGGTGAAGAACTTTAAGCTTGTTCTCTGGAAAGGTTGGGAAACCCTGAAAGAGGTGTTAAAAGGGCTCTCTTTGGAGTCTGTATCTGTTGACCCTTCAAGGCTCTCCCTTGCAAACTACCGAAAGCTTCAGGAGTTCATTCAAGTTGTGGAGGCTCCCGGCTTTATATCCCAGTTCAGGGCCAGGAAAACTCCCCGGGAAATCTCCCTCATCACAAGGGCTGTTCAGATAGCAGAGCTTTCCCTGAAAAGCGTTTTGCACCTTCTAAAACCCGGAATTACAGAGCTTGAGTTCCGCAGGGAGCTTATAAACGCCTTCTTTAAGTTCGGGGGAGAGGGAGAGGCCTTCCCCACCATAGTCGCCTCGGGTCCCGGTTCCGCAATTCCCCACTGGCAGACCTCAAACAGGGAGATAAAAGACGGCGACGTTGTAATAGTAGACTTCGGAACCGTTTACGGCGGCTACGTTTCCGATATTACAAGGACTTTCCTCGTAGGGAACGTTCCGTCGCAGATGAAAGAGGTTTACACCGTAGTTAAAGAGGCTCAGGAGCTCGGGGTTTCCCTTTTAAAGGCGGGGAAGGCCTGTAAAGAGATGGATTCGGCCGTTAGGGAGTTTATCGCCTCTAAAGGTTACGGGGAGTTCTTCGTCCACTCCCTCGGTCACGGAATAGGAATAGAGGTGCATGAAGCTCCCACTCTTTCTATCCGTTCAGACCAAGTCCTTCAAGAGGGAAACGTTGTTACCGTTGAGCCGGGTATCTACATCCCGGAGCTCGGCGGCGTTCGAATAGAAGACGACTGCCTTGTCACTGTTGAGGGAAGTTTCCTTATTTCACATGTCATCGTTTAA